The stretch of DNA CCAACCGCGCCGGGGCTATTGTTAAAAACAATGATACTGGCGAAACCTTCCAGATCACTGATGCCACTTCAATGTCAAATAACTTATTTGGTTCAGCTGGGGTTAAAGCCGGGGATAAATTAAGTAATACGGCCGTTATTGAAACGACCTTCACCGGTGGCCCAATTGAAAACTTATTCAAGATCTTTACTGCTGGGATCACTGGGATCTTAGGCGCTGCTGGGGTAGTTGCCTTAGTTCCTGATACAATTGCGCAAATTGTTGCAATTATTCCAGCTTTGAAGAAATCAGCTTACTATGCTGGTCTACAATCTTCTGTTCAAAAGGTTAAAGATGACCAAGCTGCTTTAGCTGCTTTGGGTGGTAACTCGATTGCCATTACAAAATTAGCTGGTGTGACTAAACAAGCAGACGGTACTTACAAAGTAACGAATGATTCAACGTTAACTGAATCATTAACGAACTACTTACAATCTGCAGTTAACACTTGGATCGTTGACTTGTATGACATGATTGCTTCATTGATCGCAATGTCAAACACTAGTGTTAATGGTGGTGGGACTGCTCTTGGTAAGTTACCAGTAGTTGGTGACTTATTACAAGGCTTGACTGATACCTTAAACAACAAAGTTCAAGGCGCCTTTACAACTGTGACCCAATTTATTGCCGATACAGTTGGTGAAGCCTTAGGTCAAGTTGCGGACTTATCAATTAGTGGGGTTCAAAAGGTCGTCTTACCAGTCAGCTTTACTGATCCAGACTTCTCTTCACAAAAGACCACTAGTGGTAACCAAACCTTAGCAACTTTAGGTGTTGGGGACTTTGCGCAATTAGTTGTTAGTTCAACACCAACCTTGTACGGTGTTAGTCCTAAGACCCCTGTTCAAACGTCAATCGTTTACCAACGGGTCAATACGTCTAATTTGCAAAAACAATATGATTCATTAACAACGGAACAAAAATTGAGTGCCGCTGGGGTTGCAGCGCGTTTAGTGCTACAAAACTTAAGCGCCACTAAGTACAATGATGATGATCCGTTGAATGCAACGAGTCCAGACGCAATTGCCACCGATTCTGATGAAGATGGTGTCTCAGACTTTAATGAAATGTATATTGATCATACTAACGAACATGTTGCTGATACTGACGAAGACGGTTTAACCGACCTCCAAGAAAAGCAATATGGGACTAAGGCTGGGAAACCAGATGATATTTTATCTGGTAACGAAAATGCTTTAAAGGCTGATCAAGATAGTGATGGCGATGGACTCAGTGACTTCGATGAAGTGACTAAATATCACACTAACCCAATGCTAGCCGATACCGATGGTGATGGTTTGAGCGACGGTGCTGAAATTAAGGCCGGAACTAATCCATTGATGGTCGATTCTGACGGTGATGGGATTGCTGATGGTAAAGATACCGATCCATTAGGTGGCGATCCTAAGTTCACTGAAGGCGTCGATACTGATAGCGATGGTATTCCAGATGCTGTTGAATTACAAATGGGAACCGATCCTAACAATCCTGATACCGATGGCGATGGCTTGAATGATTTCCAAGAACTTCAATATGGGACGAACCCACTTAAAGCAGATACTGATGAAGATGGCGTTAGTGATGGTCAAGAAGTTACTGATCACACTAATCCACTTAAAGCAGATACTGATGGTGATGGGTTAACCGATGGCGAAGAAAAGACTCGTGGGACCAATCCATTAATGATTGATACTGATGGTGATGGCTATAATGATGGCCGTGCCCCTCAGACTGCCTCTGAATTGGATATCAATACTGCCTTTGAAAACATTGGTGGGGTTGAACTCTCAACGAATGCAATCGTTAAAGGTAATTCAAAAGATGGTTATACCGTTACTGGTCAAGGGACTGCGGGCGCAACTGTCACAGTAACTAACGCTAGTGGTGCCACAGTTGGTACTGGTACTGTTGGGACTGATGGTAACTACTCAATCACTGTTCCAGGTTCTGTTGGTGCAAAGGCAACGTTGAAGCTAACGCCTTCTAAAGACAGCAGTACTGGTGATTCAATTACCGTGATGACCCCAGCTGATGCCGCTACTTCTGGCGATAACTCTGGTTCCGGCGACAACTCCGGTTCTGGCAACAATTCCGGCTCCGGTGACAACTCCGGTTCTGGTAACAATTCCGGCTCCGGCGACAACTCTGGTTCAGGCAACAATTCAGGATCAGGCGACAATTCTGGTTCCGGTAATAACTCTGGCTCCGGTGATAACTCCGGTTCTGGCGATAACTCTGGTTCAGGGAATAACTCCGGCTCCGGTGACAACTCCGGTTCTGGTAACAATTCCGGCTCCGGCGACAACTCTGGTTCAGGCAACAATTCAGGATCAGGCGACAATTCTGGTTCCGGTAATAACTCTGGCTCCGGTGATAACTCCGGTTCTGGCGATAACTCTGGTTCAGGGAATAACTCCGGCTCCGGCGACAACTCCGGTTCAGGTAACAATTCCGGCTCCGGCGACAACTCTGGTTCTGGCAACAATTCAGGATCAGGCGATAATTCCGGTTCAGGGAATAACTCCGGCTCCGGTGACAGCTCCGGTTCTGGTAACAATTCAGGATCAGGCGACAACTCCGGTTCTGGTAACAATTCAGGATCAGGCGACAACTCCGGTTCTGGTAACAATTCAGGATCAGGCGACAACTCCGGTTCAGGTAACAATTCCGGCTCCGGCGACAACTCTGGTTCTGGCAACAATTCAGGATCAGGCGATAATTCCGGTTCAGGGAATAACTCCGGCTCCGGCGACAACTCTGGTTCAGGTAATAATTCCGGCTCCGGTGACAACTCTGGTTCAGGCAACAATTCAGGATCAGGCGATAACTCAGGTTCTGGCAACAATTCAGGGTCAGGCGATAACTCTGGTTCCGGTAACAATTCTGGCTCCGGTGACAGCTCCGGTTCTGGTAACAATTCAGGATCAGGCGACAACTCCGGTTCTGGTAACAATTCAGGATCAGGCGACAACTCCGGTTCTGGTAACAATTCAGGATCAGGCGACAACTCCGGTTCAGGGAATAATTCCGGCTCTGGTGACAACTCCGGTTCTGGTAACAACTCAGGATCAGGCGACAACTCCGGTTCTGGCAACAATTCCGGCTCCGGTGACAACTCTGGTTCTGGCAACAATTCAGGATCAGGCGACAACTCCGGTTCAGGGAATAACTCAGGATCAGGCGACAACTCTGGTTCTGGCAACAATTCAGGATCAGGCGACAACTCCGGTTCTGGCAATAACTCAGGATCAGGTGATAACTCCGGTTCTGGCAATAACTCAGGATCAGGCGATAACTCCGGTTCTGGCAACAATTCCGGCTCCGGTGACAACTCCGGTTCTGGCAATAACTCAGGATCAGGCGATAACTCCGGTTCTGGCAACAATTCCGGCTCCGGTGACAACTCCGGTTCTGGTAACAATTCCGGCTCCGGCGACAACTCCGGTTCAGGTAACAATTCCGGCTCCGGCGACAACTCCGGTTCTGGTAACAACTCAGGATCAGGTGATAACTCCGGTTCTGGCAATAACTCAGGATCAGGCGATAACTCCGGTTCTGGTAACAATTCCGGCTCCGGTGACAACTCTGGTTCAGGTAATAACTCAGGATCAGGCGACAACTCTGGTTCCGGTAACAATTCTGGCTCCGGTGACAATTCCGGTTCCGGTAATAACTCAGGATCAGGCGACAACTCTGGTTCTGGTAACAACTCAGGATCAGGCGATAACTCCGGTTCAGGGAATAACTCAGGTTCCGGTGACAACTCCGGATCAGGCGACAACTCCGGTTCAGGGAATAATTCCGGCTCTGGTGACAACTCCGGTTCAGGCAACAATTCCGGCTCCGGTGACAACTCTGGTTCAGGGAATAACTCAGGATCAGGCGATAACTCAGGTTCTGGCAACAATTCAGGATCAGGCGACAACTCCGGTTCAGGGAATAATTCCGGCTCTGGTGACAACTCTGGTTCAGGAAACAACTCAGGATCAGGCGACAACTCAGGATCAGGCAACAATTCCGGCTCCGGTGACAACTCAGGTTCAGGGAATAACTCAGGATCAGGCGATAACTCAGGTTCTGGCAACAATTCAGGATCAGGCGATAACTCTGGTTCTGGTAACAACTCAGGATCAGGCGATAACTCCGGTTCAGGGAATAATTCAGGTTCCGGTGACAACTCAGGTTCCGGTAACAACTCCGGTTCTGGTAACAATTCCGGCTCCGGTGACAACTCTGGTTCAGGTAATAACTCAGGATCAGGCGACAACTCTGGTTCTGGCAACAATTCGGGTTCTGGTGATAACTCTGGCTCTGGCGATAACCAAGGCAGCACGATGAAACAACCAACGAACGTCACTGTTAAGAAACAAGCTGATGGTTCGGTTGTTATTGCTGGTAAAGGTGAAGCTGGTGCTACCGTTACAGCCCGTGATGCGAATGGCAAGTCAATTGCTACGACCACTATTGGAACTGACGGAACCTTCACGTTGACTATCCCAGGTAGTGCAGTAACTTCTGGTGATAAGATTACAGTTGTTCAACAAAAAGACGGTAAGACAAGTGATGCGATTAACATCACCATTCCTGCTGACCAACCAACGAGCATGGTAGTGACTGTTGATGATAATGGTTACGCACATGTTACTGGTAAAGGGACACCAGGTTCAACAATCTACGTCTTTACTGCTGATGGTGATTCATTAGCTTCTGGTAAAGTTGGCGCTGACGGTAACTTTGATATCCAAGTACCATTGGATAACAGCAAGCCTGGGACGGTCTTAGCAATTGTCCAAGCCACAAATGGTGGTTTGAGCAATGCAATTGGCATTAAGGTGCCAGCTAAGCAACCAACTAAGACGGTTGTTAACAACAAAGATGGTAACATCACAGTTACTGGTGAAGGAACACCTGGTGCAACGATTACAGTTACGGATAGTAACGGTAATAAAGTTGCAGAAGGCACTGTTGGCAAAGATGGCACGTTTACTATTACGATTCCTAAGGGCTCAATCAAGCCTGGTCAATCAGTCACAATCGTTCAAACGACTGACGGAACTGACAGTAACCCAATCACGATCAAGGTACCTAGTGAAGAACCAGGTAGTCTCAATGTCACGAACAATGACAAAGGGATTACAATCACCGGGACTGGCAAGCCAGGCGCAACGATTACCATTACGGATAGCAACGGTAATAAGCTTGGTGAAGCTACTATTGGTTCTGATGGTAAGTTCACAATTACGGTTCCTAAGTC from Lactiplantibacillus brownii encodes:
- a CDS encoding Ig-like domain-containing protein encodes the protein MQIRGIHSFERIDTDTKQRYKMYKSGRQWVYAGLITTFFVTLPILNSQTLNANADTTDTTTTKETVVTGSSSGDSTQAAATSTAATAAKAGAQVSASSQALNQSTDANSTSTKTVESAPTIGQPTVTTNGDTATLTGTATAGATITVSVNGATQSTVTATGTGTYTATAKAGQTVQLTASRNGQMSASVTVSIPATSTTSAAATSSTAAKSATSAESTKASAASTTSSSTSATSATSHSNTVTASAAAKTTSAASEVAAEKTTVSDPATTNDATNTVSTQNDLTGATTTAQNSSASNGTTTNANNSTSTANTASEVATGQTFLTDAAAQKMQSSLAVAKTASLLRTAILATPMVEDATVLTSSSDATTTGSDGGTGVGLTSTPTQTYNADGSFTVTGQATAGSRVTFKSAAGATIVSANTASNGTYTANLNNVNSGDQVSITVAKDGVTSTAQLLTLTNNTTDTSSIGKTGLLEGQVFGKSGYTVDNTATAQLGQTDAVAKMIKQANAANLNQKNSGKVYDESGTAVNPTNDNSTDNNDSYDDDILYGGKTYVSGANKVASIGVDIMNDQGAISSDDNNLQTRYTDIITAIENPGLSVKLLGSTTNGATFGFDNRISNSVKIGTWTVQSANRAGAIVKNNDTGETFQITDATSMSNNLFGSAGVKAGDKLSNTAVIETTFTGGPIENLFKIFTAGITGILGAAGVVALVPDTIAQIVAIIPALKKSAYYAGLQSSVQKVKDDQAALAALGGNSIAITKLAGVTKQADGTYKVTNDSTLTESLTNYLQSAVNTWIVDLYDMIASLIAMSNTSVNGGGTALGKLPVVGDLLQGLTDTLNNKVQGAFTTVTQFIADTVGEALGQVADLSISGVQKVVLPVSFTDPDFSSQKTTSGNQTLATLGVGDFAQLVVSSTPTLYGVSPKTPVQTSIVYQRVNTSNLQKQYDSLTTEQKLSAAGVAARLVLQNLSATKYNDDDPLNATSPDAIATDSDEDGVSDFNEMYIDHTNEHVADTDEDGLTDLQEKQYGTKAGKPDDILSGNENALKADQDSDGDGLSDFDEVTKYHTNPMLADTDGDGLSDGAEIKAGTNPLMVDSDGDGIADGKDTDPLGGDPKFTEGVDTDSDGIPDAVELQMGTDPNNPDTDGDGLNDFQELQYGTNPLKADTDEDGVSDGQEVTDHTNPLKADTDGDGLTDGEEKTRGTNPLMIDTDGDGYNDGRAPQTASELDINTAFENIGGVELSTNAIVKGNSKDGYTVTGQGTAGATVTVTNASGATVGTGTVGTDGNYSITVPGSVGAKATLKLTPSKDSSTGDSITVMTPADAATSGDNSGSGDNSGSGNNSGSGDNSGSGNNSGSGDNSGSGNNSGSGDNSGSGNNSGSGDNSGSGDNSGSGNNSGSGDNSGSGNNSGSGDNSGSGNNSGSGDNSGSGNNSGSGDNSGSGDNSGSGNNSGSGDNSGSGNNSGSGDNSGSGNNSGSGDNSGSGNNSGSGDSSGSGNNSGSGDNSGSGNNSGSGDNSGSGNNSGSGDNSGSGNNSGSGDNSGSGNNSGSGDNSGSGNNSGSGDNSGSGNNSGSGDNSGSGNNSGSGDNSGSGNNSGSGDNSGSGNNSGSGDSSGSGNNSGSGDNSGSGNNSGSGDNSGSGNNSGSGDNSGSGNNSGSGDNSGSGNNSGSGDNSGSGNNSGSGDNSGSGNNSGSGDNSGSGNNSGSGDNSGSGNNSGSGDNSGSGNNSGSGDNSGSGNNSGSGDNSGSGNNSGSGDNSGSGNNSGSGDNSGSGNNSGSGDNSGSGNNSGSGDNSGSGNNSGSGDNSGSGNNSGSGDNSGSGNNSGSGDNSGSGNNSGSGDNSGSGNNSGSGDNSGSGNNSGSGDNSGSGNNSGSGDNSGSGNNSGSGDNSGSGNNSGSGDNSGSGDNSGSGNNSGSGDNSGSGNNSGSGDNSGSGNNSGSGDNSGSGNNSGSGDNSGSGNNSGSGDNSGSGNNSGSGDNSGSGNNSGSGDNSGSGNNSGSGDNSGSGNNSGSGDNSGSGNNSGSGDNSGSGNNSGSGDNSGSGNNSGSGNNSGSGDNSGSGNNSGSGDNSGSGNNSGSGDNSGSGDNQGSTMKQPTNVTVKKQADGSVVIAGKGEAGATVTARDANGKSIATTTIGTDGTFTLTIPGSAVTSGDKITVVQQKDGKTSDAINITIPADQPTSMVVTVDDNGYAHVTGKGTPGSTIYVFTADGDSLASGKVGADGNFDIQVPLDNSKPGTVLAIVQATNGGLSNAIGIKVPAKQPTKTVVNNKDGNITVTGEGTPGATITVTDSNGNKVAEGTVGKDGTFTITIPKGSIKPGQSVTIVQTTDGTDSNPITIKVPSEEPGSLNVTNNDKGITITGTGKPGATITITDSNGNKLGEATIGSDGKFTITVPKSGLTPGDKLYVTSTDEGIASNPVAITVPEVDKTTGSGDTTNGNGSNTGNGSDTGNGNGTTNGNGSTTGNGNGTGSTTGNGSTTGNGSTTGNGTGTTTGTGTNAGNGTGSTTGTGTTAGDTLNNGSNLAKLAKDSSKQATSNNGSLPQTNDSVEGSLAVAGTIMLGLVGLLGARRRREDMI